A single window of Malus sylvestris chromosome 5, drMalSylv7.2, whole genome shotgun sequence DNA harbors:
- the LOC126621793 gene encoding LIM domain-containing protein WLIM1-like, translating into MASFASTTQKCTACEKTVYLVDRLAADSRIYHKACFRCHHCKSTLKLINYCSFEGVLYCRPHYDQLFKRTGSLDKSFEGTPKVVKPARPSTENENAKSVSNLFAGTRDKCVGCEKTVYPIEKVSVNGTPYHKSCFKCSHGGCTISPSNYIAHEGKLYCKHHHIQLFKEKGNYSQLENEHEKLTMTEQATHMEIAAES; encoded by the exons ATGGCAAGCTTTGCAAGCACCACGCAAAAGTGTACAGCCTGCGAAAAGACTGTGTATCTGGTTGATCGGTTGGCCGCCGATTCCAGAATTTACCACAAGGCCTGCTTCCGATGCCACCACTGCAAGAGTACCCTCAAG CTCATCAACTATTGTTCATTTGAGGGGGTTCTCTACTGCAGGCCTCACTATGATCAACTCTTCAAGCGAACTGGCAGCCTGGACAAGAGTTTTGAAG GAACACCAAAAGTCGTAAAGCCAGCAAGACCTTCTACggaaaatgag AATGCCAAGTCAGTCTCAAACTTGTTTGCCGGTACCAGAGATAAATGTGTGGGCTGTGAGAAAACTGTTTATCCAATTGAGAAG GTTTCCGTCAACGGGACTCCATACCACAAGAGTTGCTTCAAATGCAGCCATGGAGGTTGCACCATAAGCCCATCCAATTACATTGCACATGAAGGAAAGCTCTACTGCAAACACCACCACATCCAACTCTTCAAGGAGAAAGGAAATTACAGCCAGCTCGAGAACGAACACGAAAAGCTTACAATGACTGAGCAAGCCACTCATATGGAGATTGCTGCTGAATCATGA
- the LOC126621794 gene encoding ADP-ribosylation factor-like protein 8a, which produces MGLWEAFLNWLRSLFFKQEMELSLIGLQNAGKTSLVNVIATGGYSEDMIPTVGFNMKKVTKGNVTIKLWDLGGQPRFRSMWERYCRAVSSIVYVVDAADYDNLPVSRRELHDLLSKSSLNGIPLLVLGNKIDKKEALSKEDLTEEMDLKSITDREVCCFMISCKNSTNIDTVIDWLVKHSKSKN; this is translated from the exons ATGGGGTTGTGGGAAGCTTTTCTCAATTGGCTGCGAAG CCTCTTTTTCAAGCAAGAAATGGAGCTATCCTTAATAGGCCTTCAAAATGCTGGGAAAACATCGCTTGTAAATGTTATTGCA ACTGGTGGATATAGTGAAGACATGATCCCGACG GTTGGATTCAATATGAAGAAGGTAACAAAAGGGAATGTCACAATAAAGTTGTGGGATCTTGGTGGTCAGCCAAGGTTTCGAAGCATGTGGGAAAGATATTGCCGTGCAGTTTCCTCCATCGT TTATGTTGTGGATGCTGCTGATTATGATAACTTGCCAGTCTCAAGAAGAGAACTTCATGACTTGTTGAGTAAGTCGTCGCTAAATGGTATTCCACTGCTGGTATTAGGTAACAAGATTGACAAAAAGGAAGCTCTGTCTAAAGAGGATTTGACAGAAGAGAT GGATCTGAAGTCCATCACCGACAGAGAAGTTTGTTGCTTCATGATATCCTGCAAGAACTCTACCAACATTGATACGGTCATTGATTGGCTTGTAAAGCATTCGAAGTCAAAAAATTGA